From one Melioribacteraceae bacterium genomic stretch:
- the dacB gene encoding D-alanyl-D-alanine carboxypeptidase/D-alanyl-D-alanine-endopeptidase: MIKHYISALFLAFSSLIQANDEIKNKIDAILANDQKEAISVFIYDPISMDTIYSKDIYNNLIPASNVKLYTTAAALHLLPNQEYLLTKVYTNDVELEDSVINGNIYLKGFGDALLTTENLDSLVDQLLLMGINKITGDIIADDSYFDNTYTRDDWITDERANVKLPPISGLSLNRNSVIINFNSNLPNGRTPTFTIEPNGNFYNVINYSKVSSARVYPRISYRTELNNINIKIEGSVRKRKSTYGYIVHPDSPSELIANVFKTRLQNKGIEVLGSAVSGATPLSVIELATSRNSFAILVDRVNKRSDNYLAENLFKIIGAEFSNKQGNSFYATQAILSFLDENDIYNEGTVLVDGSGISRFNKTSTASIVSLLEFMYLDINNFDFYFNSLAISGRDGTLENRMYESNAYLNFRGKTGSLNGVSSLSGYLTTKSNRDLIISIIINFKSKGGNYYKSLQDRIISYLAESL, from the coding sequence ATGATTAAACATTACATATCTGCTTTATTTCTAGCTTTTAGCAGCTTAATTCAAGCGAATGATGAGATAAAAAATAAAATAGATGCAATTCTTGCCAATGACCAAAAAGAAGCAATTTCTGTTTTTATTTACGATCCAATTTCGATGGATACAATTTACTCAAAGGATATTTACAACAACCTAATACCGGCTTCAAATGTTAAGCTATACACAACTGCCGCGGCATTACATCTTTTACCCAATCAAGAATATCTTTTGACAAAGGTTTATACAAACGATGTTGAATTGGAGGATAGTGTTATTAATGGCAACATTTATCTGAAAGGTTTTGGTGATGCATTATTAACAACAGAAAATCTAGATTCCCTGGTTGACCAATTACTTTTGATGGGAATAAATAAGATTACCGGTGACATTATTGCGGATGATTCTTACTTCGATAATACCTATACTAGAGATGATTGGATTACCGATGAACGAGCTAATGTAAAATTGCCGCCTATTTCCGGATTAAGCTTAAACAGAAATTCTGTGATTATTAATTTTAATTCAAACTTACCAAATGGGAGAACTCCTACTTTTACTATTGAGCCAAATGGAAATTTTTATAATGTGATTAATTATTCAAAAGTTTCTTCCGCTCGAGTTTATCCAAGAATTTCATATCGAACCGAATTGAACAACATTAATATTAAAATTGAAGGAAGTGTTAGAAAAAGAAAAAGTACTTACGGTTACATAGTTCATCCGGATTCACCATCTGAATTAATTGCAAATGTTTTTAAAACACGTTTGCAAAACAAAGGTATTGAAGTTTTAGGAAGTGCAGTTTCCGGTGCTACACCATTATCGGTAATTGAATTAGCTACATCAAGAAATTCCTTTGCAATTTTGGTTGATCGAGTTAACAAAAGAAGCGATAATTATCTTGCAGAAAATTTATTCAAAATCATTGGTGCGGAATTTAGCAACAAACAGGGTAATTCATTTTATGCTACACAAGCAATTCTGTCATTCCTAGATGAAAATGATATTTATAATGAAGGCACTGTATTGGTTGATGGTTCGGGGATCTCAAGATTCAATAAAACATCAACAGCATCGATTGTAAGTTTGCTTGAGTTCATGTACCTAGACATCAACAATTTTGATTTCTACTTTAACTCGTTAGCAATTTCCGGAAGAGACGGAACTTTGGAAAATCGAATGTATGAATCAAACGCCTACTTAAACTTTAGAGGTAAAACCGGTTCATTGAATGGCGTATCTTCTTTGTCCGGATATTTAACAACAAAATCGAACCGTGATTTAATCATAAGCATAATTATTAACTTTAAGTCAAAAGGTGGAAATTACTACAAATCACTTCAGGATAGAATTATTTCTTATTTGGCGGAGAGTTTATAA
- the rpsU gene encoding 30S ribosomal protein S21 — protein sequence MVGINVSENENIDRALKRFKKKYERSGVLKEYKKRTFFVKPSIEKRMEKIKARRRAHKERMNDN from the coding sequence GTGGTTGGTATTAACGTTTCTGAAAACGAAAATATCGATAGAGCTCTTAAACGCTTTAAGAAAAAATATGAACGCTCCGGAGTATTAAAAGAATACAAGAAGAGAACATTTTTCGTGAAGCCGTCCATCGAAAAACGAATGGAAAAGATCAAAGCAAGACGCAGAGCTCACAAAGAACGTATGAACGACAATTAA
- the secG gene encoding preprotein translocase subunit SecG — protein sequence MYTLLVVLSVIIAAMLIIIVLLQSGKGEGLSGAIGGGVGNMGQMFGTRRTADFLSKATWWLGGSMLVLAILINLFFLPSSVDQQRESIIQSSQQQSVPTTPALPPPTAPSTETQQEQPDNQ from the coding sequence ATGTACACTTTATTAGTAGTTTTATCGGTAATTATTGCAGCGATGCTGATAATTATTGTTTTACTTCAATCCGGTAAGGGTGAAGGTTTATCCGGTGCAATTGGCGGCGGTGTTGGAAATATGGGTCAAATGTTCGGTACTAGAAGAACGGCTGACTTTTTAAGTAAAGCAACTTGGTGGTTGGGTGGTTCAATGCTTGTGCTTGCAATTTTGATCAATTTATTTTTCTTACCGTCTTCAGTTGATCAGCAAAGAGAAAGTATTATTCAAAGTTCACAACAACAATCGGTTCCTACAACTCCGGCTTTACCTCCTCCAACAGCTCCATCAACCGAAACTCAACAAGAACAACCGGATAATCAATAA
- a CDS encoding LOG family protein encodes MVQKKNSVEKAYKNLEFLNSADARTVRILAEYYEPKSRLARNSIADTIVFFGSARIKSKKEAEKELRLIKKSASNKTSKVYERKLKAAERNLAMSHYYEDAVELSRRLTEWSLNLPTDEHRFIICSGGGPGIMEASNKGASLAGGPTIGLNISLPFEQFINKYVEPELAFEFHYFFMRKFWLIYLAKALIIFPGGFGTLDELMETITLIQTEKLQKKLEVVVYDEIFWKKIINFEALVEMGTISEGDLELFSFCNTVDEAFERITTHLTKNYLNNSH; translated from the coding sequence ATGGTACAGAAAAAAAACAGTGTTGAAAAAGCTTATAAGAATTTAGAATTCTTGAATTCAGCCGATGCTCGAACAGTAAGAATTTTAGCTGAGTATTATGAACCTAAGTCTAGATTAGCAAGAAATAGCATTGCCGATACTATAGTTTTTTTTGGTTCGGCAAGAATTAAATCAAAAAAGGAAGCCGAGAAAGAATTACGACTAATTAAAAAATCAGCTTCAAATAAAACTTCAAAAGTTTACGAAAGAAAATTGAAAGCTGCCGAAAGAAATTTAGCGATGTCACATTATTATGAAGATGCCGTTGAATTATCAAGAAGATTAACCGAGTGGTCATTAAACTTACCGACAGATGAGCACCGATTTATTATTTGCAGCGGCGGCGGACCGGGTATTATGGAAGCCTCAAACAAAGGTGCATCTTTAGCTGGCGGACCAACAATCGGGTTAAACATCAGTCTTCCGTTCGAGCAATTTATAAACAAATATGTTGAACCCGAATTAGCGTTTGAGTTCCATTACTTTTTTATGCGAAAGTTTTGGTTGATCTATCTTGCAAAGGCACTTATTATTTTCCCGGGTGGTTTTGGAACACTTGACGAGTTGATGGAAACTATAACTCTAATTCAAACTGAGAAGCTTCAGAAAAAATTGGAAGTTGTAGTTTATGATGAAATATTCTGGAAGAAGATAATTAATTTTGAAGCCTTAGTTGAAATGGGAACAATTAGTGAAGGTGATTTAGAATTGTTTTCTTTCTGTAACACGGTTGATGAAGCATTTGAACGAATCACAACTCATCTAACAAAAAATTATTTAAATAACTCACATTAG